Within the Stenotrophomonas maltophilia genome, the region GACCAGCTGACCCTGCCCCTGATGTGGCTGGGCCTGATCGGCAGCATCGACAATCTGTACATGCCCGCCAAGCCGGCCCTGGTCGGCGCGGCCGTGGGCTATCTGTCGCTGTGGACGGTCTGGTGGCTGTTCAAGCAGCTGACCGGCAAGGAGGGCATGGGCCATGGTGACTTCAAGCTGCTGGCGGCGCTCGGCGCCTGGTGCGGCCTGAAGGGCATCCTGCCGATCATCCTGCTGTCCTCGGTGATCGGCGCCATCGTCGGTTCGATCTGGCTCTACAGCCGGGGACGCGATCGCGCCACGCCGATTCCGTTCGGCCCGTACCTGGCCATCGCCGGCTGGTTGTTCTTCATGTGGGGCGAACCGCTGGTGGAGCGCTACCTGGCCCTGAGCGGCCTGCGCTGAGGGGGCCGCCGTGAGCCGCTACGTGGTCGGCCTGACCGGCGGCATCGCGGCCGGCAAGAGCGAAGTGACGCGGCGCTTCGAAGCGCTGGGCATCGTGGTGGCCGACGCCGATCTGGCCGCCCGCGCGGTGGTGGCCACCGGCAGCCCGGCACTGGCCCGCATTGCCGACCGGTTCGGCACGGACATGCTGCTGGCCGATGGCAGCCTGGACCGGGCGCGCCTGCGCACCCATGTCTTCGCTGACCCGGCCGAACGGACGGCACTGGAAGCCATCACCCACCCCGCCATCCGCCTGTTGATGCAGCAGCAGTGCACGCAGGCGCCGAGCCCGTACGCCATTGCTGCGATTCCGCTGCTGACCGAGGT harbors:
- the coaE gene encoding dephospho-CoA kinase (Dephospho-CoA kinase (CoaE) performs the final step in coenzyme A biosynthesis.) — its product is MSRYVVGLTGGIAAGKSEVTRRFEALGIVVADADLAARAVVATGSPALARIADRFGTDMLLADGSLDRARLRTHVFADPAERTALEAITHPAIRLLMQQQCTQAPSPYAIAAIPLLTEVGGRQAYPWLDRILLVDAPEAVQHARLMQRDGIDAALADQMIAAQASRAQRRALADDVVVNDGQPDDLQAQVEALHQRYLALAAG